Part of the Musa acuminata AAA Group cultivar baxijiao chromosome BXJ2-7, Cavendish_Baxijiao_AAA, whole genome shotgun sequence genome is shown below.
CCGGCGGAGACACAGAGGACGTGGGAGGCGTTGGAGAGGAGGGTGGGGGAGCGAAGGCTAGAGAAGAGGGCGGCATAGGCGTCGGCGCGTCGGCGCCAGGAGCGGGAGGAGCGGAGCTTGGCGAAGCGCTTATCGGGGGTGAGGACCTCACGGGAGGCGGCGTCGCAGGACGAGCGGGGGGAGGAATGGGCTGGTTTTGGGTTCTGGGGTTGGCTGCGGCCGTGGGCGCGGTGGGCGGTGGGGAGAGGGGCGGGGGCGCAGGAGAGAGAGGAGTGGGAGAAGAGGTGGAGGAGGGCGAGGGTGGCGATGGCGGCGAAGACCAATGACACCCGGTTCAGCAGCCGCTCCACTTTCTTTTCCATTACCACTtccatttccatttccatttccatctctctcctctccatcggaGGCGAAAGAGGGCAAGAGACGAGACGAGACGAGGAGGTCGAGGCTGGTCGGTGAATTCCTCTCAACCAAAACCGTCCAAATGCCGACATCAAGGCCGAAGTGATGCGGGACCCACCCGCCACCTGTGGGGCCCAACCGCATTCTCATCGCAGAACAAAGGCGCGAGCCGCAGTTGGACCATATCATTCCTACGATTACGGAAGGAGGGGATCCGTGGTGATGCCCTGCTTGGATATCCGGGCCGTGTCTCGTTGAAGACGCCGAATGCGCGACGACGGCGTCTTATTCGTTCCATACCACCGACGCACAACGATCGCTGCAGGAATCGTCGAACGAAAGGCCGTCCTCAACAACACGCGGGAAACGAACTCCTGTGGCTCCTGCTGTCACATCCACCAGGTCTCCGTCCGCCGCCGCCGCGTCGCCTACGACGAGGGCATCCTCAGATCGCTGAGCTCCAGAATATCTCCCCGAAGTCACCTGATTTATCCCCTTCGGTTCCTGCGAGGCGAAGCCGTCCTTTGCTGCCGAACAGATTGGGGCTTCGgatggccaagaagagcaaatcgGCCCGGATCGGAGGAGCTTCGAGATCCCACATCGAGGTGGCAGGTCTTGTTGTTGATAAGGACGAGACTTGTCGAACGAGGTGCGTCGCCAAAATGGGATGTTGGAGGAGATGAAAGAGGTATTTCCCCTCTCTGCATGCCGATCTATGTTCGTGTTTTCTCTTCCCTTTTACGAGTGTGGCTTTTTTTTCCACCCCAACGCTTGCTTGGTGGTGGACGTTGCATTCATTCTGCATTAGTTGTTGATTTAGCAGCTATTAATGCTCTTTTCTCTTGATCTACAACGGATCATCCATCCTATGTCTTTAATTATTGATGTTGATGTTCTTAtcgttgagaattgattcataataGTAGTTATCCACGTAGTTaccatgatcttgatgttatctgATAGTTTCAATAACTATCTAGTCATAGGGTCATATGGGTAGTTATCGCTGttcctataaataaataaataagaccgtagttcatgaagcaatAGAGAAGGGAGAATACACTTagaatatcttgtaagtattcTATGTCAatcttgttttaaatactacatcaatttttttaaatcgaaaggattctttttactcgtatcgtagtttTTCAATATAACAGCTTAGTTAGATTTGGTATTTCTTGGATTAGAAAAAATCAATAGCATTCTTTCTTTTGAGTTAATTCATTCTTTAAAAGAAATGAAATGGCCATTCCAATGGTGCTTATTTTGTTAGTCGTTTGTGACCCACCACAgtaacagaaaagaaaaaaataaaaataaaagataacatGATTCAGAGGATTGACAATGGTTATTAATTATAGTGTTAAGTGATCAAACCCCCACAACAAATTGGCCACCAAGGCATAATTGTGAAACCTTTCTTTGAATTATTTTTGGTTTATGATATTGCCTAAGACTTGTAATATTCCATATACATACATACCATTGGCAACCCAGCTTTTTGATGCAAGCTTGGAAATGGAAAAATGGCACATCTTCCTCTTGGGTTTTTCCCTGCTTGGAGAGCATGAAATGGAATTGTTGGGGGTGGAGGAGCAATGAAGCACAAAAAACAGATTACTACTAATCGaaattgaaagcaagaaaacaagACTAGTAGTATTCATACAAGAGGAAATTAACTTCAAAACAAAACTCTTAATACTTGATTCAAGGTACCTGTTTCCAGGTCTTGCAACTCAAATAACTTGCCATCTACTTCATTAGTGGTAGGAGTAATTCTAGGCACTGCGCTTTAGTGCTTCAACTAAATTAGCATCCTGAAGCACTACTCTAACTACACCCAGTTAATAGGCCACCAAAGCCAAATAGTGCCTTCACTAACAACAAGAAAGAAACATGAGCATGACACTTGACCACATTTTAACCATATAAGGAGGGAAATTAGGGCCACTAACATCATTAAGGTGATTAGCAATTGTGAATCACTTTGCAACCCTCCCCTTGATTCACAATTACAATATACCAGGTTACAATTTGAAATAAATATCCATGTAATTTGGTGAGTCTGTTTGACACTCATCCCTACTGCAATACTATAGAATTGTAACTCCACTTACCCCAGATGAAATAATAGCATTTCTCAATTATTTTTCCTTCTTTCATGCAAGGTTGGATTCTTTATCATTgtactcctctttttttttttaatgatgatctCTACATATTTTGCCAAAGATGTTGCATCTACATATTTTGCCTCTACCGTTATTGCTTACGTCTTTGAGCTTCAGATTCAATACTGAAGAAGTAAAGGTCATTGCTACTTCTATGTGTGAATACCTACATACATGACAACATCTTAACCCATGTCATTTAGACAAATTATATTTTCCTCCTGCATCTTAGGGATTTCTGCTTCCACAGCAGTTTGCCTTGCAGGTAAAAACTATTTCCCTTTCGCTGCTAGGATGGGAGATTTCTATCATCAGTGGTTCCTAGCTAGGTCTTGTGATTTCTACCTGCCTCCTTTGGTTTTGTCCCTTAAATGCTTAGttacaaataaaaaattattattattttcctgtg
Proteins encoded:
- the LOC135616452 gene encoding uncharacterized protein LOC135616452, which translates into the protein MSAFGRFWLRGIHRPASTSSSRLVSCPLSPPMERREMEMEMEMEVVMEKKVERLLNRVSLVFAAIATLALLHLFSHSSLSCAPAPLPTAHRAHGRSQPQNPKPAHSSPRSSCDAASREVLTPDKRFAKLRSSRSWRRRADAYAALFSSLRSPTLLSNASHVLCVSAGAGHEVAALQESGVSDVTGVDLVDFPPLVRRADPHNLPFFDDVFDIAFSAGLAGALFPTRFVAELERTVRRGGAVVLAVDRPSSAQEAEGIKALFRRSSLLEARNTTMLGSEMTLFIMKNNGKKRS